Proteins co-encoded in one Candidatus Kapaibacterium sp. genomic window:
- the rlmD gene encoding 23S rRNA (uracil(1939)-C(5))-methyltransferase RlmD — MLTYNGSTCPHFGDCGGCRWQDIPYAEQLRRKEEALRVLFAEVGVEAGLILPILGSPVPFGYRNKMEFTAVPDPGGGLRTGLHRRGRFDEVVNITECWLPQPLANHLLGFVRERARSYRLQAYDYQSHTGFLRNIVIRYAAPPEQWMVLLVTTTPSRPEECTFLEELATELPRTFPTVRTVGHVINDTWSPVSYGQLRILTGDGVLEQPIGDLRFRISPFAFFQVNWAQLERFFGRIVELAEPASEDIAWDLYCGTGSIALFVARHARHVYGVELMEAAIEDARANAALNGIENVSWLVADLHRAPAWALLETLPQPSLILVDPPRAGIHWRLLQFLCERPAERLVYVSCNPATQARDLRQLLKVYRLECLQPVDLFPQTPHVECIALLRRR, encoded by the coding sequence ATGCTAACGTACAACGGGAGCACCTGCCCCCACTTCGGTGATTGCGGGGGCTGCCGATGGCAAGACATCCCTTATGCGGAGCAGCTCCGCCGGAAGGAGGAAGCACTTCGCGTCCTCTTTGCTGAAGTGGGGGTAGAGGCTGGGCTCATCCTGCCCATCCTCGGCTCGCCCGTCCCTTTCGGCTACCGTAACAAGATGGAGTTCACGGCCGTCCCGGACCCGGGGGGTGGGCTCCGTACTGGGCTCCATCGTCGTGGCCGCTTCGACGAAGTAGTGAACATCACAGAGTGCTGGCTTCCGCAGCCGCTGGCGAACCATCTCCTGGGGTTCGTGCGCGAGCGGGCACGTTCCTATCGGCTCCAGGCGTACGACTACCAGAGTCACACAGGCTTCCTCCGCAACATCGTGATCCGCTACGCTGCCCCACCCGAGCAGTGGATGGTGCTGCTGGTGACAACGACCCCGAGCCGCCCGGAGGAGTGCACCTTTCTGGAGGAGCTCGCCACGGAACTACCGAGGACGTTCCCGACAGTCCGCACGGTTGGCCATGTGATCAACGACACGTGGTCGCCCGTCTCGTACGGCCAGCTCCGCATCCTTACTGGCGATGGTGTTTTGGAGCAGCCCATCGGTGACCTCCGATTCCGCATCTCCCCGTTCGCCTTCTTCCAGGTGAACTGGGCACAGTTGGAGCGCTTCTTCGGGCGTATTGTGGAGCTGGCGGAGCCAGCCTCTGAAGACATTGCGTGGGACCTTTACTGTGGGACGGGGAGCATCGCGCTGTTCGTTGCTCGGCACGCTCGACACGTCTACGGCGTGGAGCTCATGGAAGCTGCTATTGAAGATGCCCGGGCGAATGCGGCATTGAACGGGATAGAGAATGTCTCGTGGCTGGTGGCTGACCTCCACCGAGCACCGGCGTGGGCTCTCCTGGAGACGCTCCCGCAACCGAGCCTCATTCTGGTAGATCCTCCGCGGGCTGGAATCCACTGGCGTCTGCTGCAGTTCCTCTGCGAGCGCCCGGCAGAGCGACTCGTCTACGTGAGCTGCAATCCTGCTACACAAGCCCGCGACTTGCGGCAACTGCTGAAGGTCTACCGGCTGGAGTGTCTGCAGCCAGTAGACCTCTTCCCGCAGACACCGCATGTAGAGTGCATCGCGCTGCTACGCCGCCGCTAA
- a CDS encoding TonB-dependent receptor: MRIPILWLACSAIALSLQRVEVLVRDSAGVPVPGARMVVEPLHHAAVADAQGRAVVSNLPAGRYWLRVHAVGFVPAEIPFTLHRDTVLTVVLAQRVVPLLGVAVEAQRPELPEAGASPLLVLTPRELDRHRGQSLGEVLRELPGMGVITTGPGIAKPSLRGLTGERLLVLNDKLPLYSQAWGMEHAPELDPLMVESVEVVRGTAAVRYGTEALAGVVRLVPALPGSRPGIHGQVRLEGFSANRQGAVSARVDAVQGPWAGQVLLSARRAADVMTPQYGLANTAYEQYMGTALLQSLFGHTMLRGRLQLYRGRLGVFAGMHLGNLTDLERALRSPRPLVQRPVGYEIRPPYQDVWHVVSELELQRALGEGQASLILGWQQNRRREYDAHRFWSDSLRAVLGGRAAYDVTLTSWSLRAEVEQPIFGGRFHAVADARRQGSVSEGLERFVPNFRSYAFGSGLWQQWFWQRWQASVGLRGDWLGLAVWRSVAGVWTRSQRRWVSAAVAALVGYVERPWELRASVASGWRAPTAVELFANGVHHGAAIFEVGDSTLAAERVWTAELSASYHTAPWHLEASAFAHYFPRFLAHLPTGQPVLTIRGAFPVFRYQGVPALLTGMELRSEGELLEWLRAELTATMLWGRELGQRQPLYGIPPPRLRLRMHAHLPSFGPFQLPYVELTMTAVGKRSQAPLDYAPPPAGYTVWDAALGAELPLGYGSIGIAVEVRNLFNRAYRDYNSRLRYFADEPGRDLIARLRWEW; this comes from the coding sequence ATGCGAATCCCGATTCTATGGCTGGCATGCAGTGCCATCGCGCTCTCCCTCCAGCGCGTTGAAGTCCTCGTCCGCGACAGTGCTGGTGTGCCCGTACCTGGGGCAAGGATGGTCGTAGAGCCCCTACACCACGCTGCGGTGGCGGATGCCCAAGGGCGAGCTGTTGTGTCGAATCTGCCTGCGGGAAGGTACTGGCTCCGTGTCCACGCGGTGGGCTTCGTGCCTGCGGAGATACCATTCACGCTGCATCGAGATACCGTTCTGACTGTTGTTCTGGCGCAGAGGGTCGTTCCTTTGCTGGGTGTTGCCGTTGAGGCCCAACGTCCTGAGCTGCCGGAGGCGGGTGCCAGTCCGCTGCTGGTGCTGACGCCACGCGAGCTAGACCGCCACCGTGGCCAGAGTCTGGGGGAGGTACTTCGAGAGCTTCCGGGTATGGGTGTGATTACGACAGGGCCCGGGATTGCCAAGCCCAGCCTTCGGGGACTGACCGGGGAGCGCTTGTTAGTGCTCAATGACAAGCTCCCACTCTACAGCCAGGCATGGGGGATGGAACATGCTCCAGAGCTGGATCCGCTGATGGTGGAGTCCGTGGAAGTCGTGCGGGGTACAGCAGCTGTGCGGTATGGGACAGAAGCGTTGGCGGGAGTAGTGCGATTGGTACCAGCGCTGCCGGGTTCGCGTCCTGGAATCCACGGGCAGGTACGGTTAGAGGGCTTCTCCGCCAACCGCCAAGGTGCAGTCTCAGCGCGTGTGGACGCAGTACAGGGCCCGTGGGCAGGGCAGGTGCTGCTGAGCGCTCGACGGGCCGCAGACGTGATGACTCCGCAGTATGGGCTAGCCAACACGGCCTACGAGCAGTACATGGGGACGGCACTCCTGCAGTCCCTCTTCGGTCACACGATGCTGCGGGGCCGGCTTCAGCTCTACCGCGGGCGGCTGGGGGTCTTTGCTGGGATGCACTTAGGCAATCTGACCGATCTGGAACGTGCCCTTCGGTCGCCACGTCCGCTGGTCCAGCGTCCCGTAGGCTATGAGATTCGGCCGCCGTATCAGGATGTCTGGCACGTCGTCTCGGAGTTGGAGTTGCAGAGAGCCTTGGGTGAGGGGCAAGCAAGCCTCATCTTAGGCTGGCAGCAGAATCGACGTCGAGAGTACGACGCACACCGATTCTGGAGCGATTCCCTCCGGGCAGTGCTCGGTGGGCGGGCTGCGTACGATGTGACGTTGACGAGCTGGAGCCTTCGGGCAGAGGTAGAACAGCCCATCTTCGGCGGGCGCTTCCATGCCGTTGCTGACGCCCGTCGTCAGGGGAGTGTCTCCGAGGGGTTGGAGCGCTTCGTGCCGAACTTCCGCAGCTACGCCTTCGGGAGCGGACTGTGGCAGCAGTGGTTCTGGCAACGGTGGCAAGCCTCGGTTGGACTCCGAGGGGATTGGCTGGGGTTGGCTGTCTGGCGCTCAGTAGCGGGGGTATGGACGCGCAGTCAGAGGCGTTGGGTGAGCGCTGCTGTGGCTGCCCTGGTGGGGTACGTGGAGCGGCCGTGGGAGCTTCGAGCTAGCGTCGCTTCTGGCTGGCGCGCACCAACAGCAGTGGAGCTCTTCGCCAACGGTGTCCACCACGGTGCTGCCATCTTCGAAGTGGGCGACTCCACCCTCGCCGCAGAGCGAGTATGGACAGCAGAGCTCTCGGCAAGCTACCACACGGCGCCATGGCACCTGGAGGCCAGCGCCTTTGCCCACTACTTCCCCCGCTTCCTTGCCCATCTACCCACGGGACAGCCGGTGCTGACTATTCGGGGAGCATTCCCTGTGTTTCGGTACCAAGGGGTACCCGCTCTCCTTACAGGGATGGAGCTCCGCAGTGAGGGCGAGCTCCTTGAATGGCTCCGAGCGGAACTCACTGCTACCATGCTCTGGGGGCGTGAGCTCGGTCAACGTCAGCCACTTTACGGCATCCCGCCGCCGCGACTTCGGCTGCGGATGCATGCTCACCTGCCCTCTTTTGGGCCCTTCCAGCTCCCCTATGTAGAGCTTACCATGACGGCAGTCGGCAAGAGGTCACAGGCACCTCTGGATTATGCTCCGCCGCCGGCCGGGTACACTGTATGGGATGCTGCCCTTGGGGCAGAGCTCCCGCTCGGCTACGGTTCCATCGGGATTGCTGTGGAGGTGCGGAACCTCTTCAATCGGGCTTACCGCGACTACAACAGCCGGCTTCGGTACTTTGCCGATGAGCCGGGACGTGATCTCATTGCGCGGTTGCGGTGGGAATGGTAG
- a CDS encoding competence/damage-inducible protein A: MASAAIVGIGNELLLGQVTNTNAAWLAQRCSELGFRVLYQSVVGDSVPEIVQELRRLWERVELIVTTGGLGPTHDDVTVEAIAQFLGEELQEHPTVREWLAEKAHQREQLLPERVLRQALLPPSALPLPNPVGQAPGIWSERNGKALLALPGVPAEMQAIVQTAAIDHLRRLRQQLGGPTFRSITLVTAGIAEARLADFIGPPEELLPEGVTLAFLPSFWGVRLRLDVYADSPEIAEQRLEQARRCLQERIQPYLLGEGDVHLSRVVGEELRRRGETLAVAESCTGGLLGAAITDIPGSSDYFLGGHIVYSNAAKTSFLQVPPELLQSVGAVSQEVAELLAENVRRAFGATYGVGITGIAGPGGGTPQKPVGTVWIGLATPERVSARRFVFGTDRAANRQRSVAAALTWLYCHLKGLPEE, translated from the coding sequence ATGGCGTCGGCTGCTATTGTAGGAATCGGCAACGAACTCCTGCTAGGGCAGGTAACGAACACGAACGCTGCATGGCTCGCTCAGCGGTGCTCAGAGCTTGGATTCCGAGTCCTCTACCAGAGCGTCGTCGGTGACTCTGTCCCGGAGATCGTCCAAGAGCTCCGAAGACTGTGGGAGCGTGTAGAACTCATCGTCACTACTGGCGGCTTGGGTCCCACCCACGATGACGTCACCGTCGAAGCGATCGCCCAATTCCTCGGCGAAGAGCTCCAGGAACACCCCACCGTTCGGGAGTGGCTAGCAGAGAAGGCCCACCAACGTGAGCAGCTGCTGCCGGAGCGAGTACTCCGGCAGGCGCTGTTGCCACCTTCGGCACTCCCTCTCCCAAACCCTGTCGGACAGGCTCCCGGGATCTGGAGTGAGCGAAACGGTAAAGCCCTGCTAGCTCTCCCAGGCGTGCCAGCAGAGATGCAGGCCATCGTGCAGACAGCAGCTATAGATCACCTACGTCGCCTACGCCAGCAGCTTGGCGGACCGACTTTCCGCTCCATTACCCTTGTCACTGCTGGAATTGCCGAAGCACGCTTAGCCGACTTCATCGGTCCGCCAGAGGAGCTTTTGCCCGAAGGAGTCACGCTGGCCTTCCTTCCCTCCTTCTGGGGCGTGCGTCTGCGGTTGGATGTGTATGCTGATTCGCCTGAGATAGCTGAGCAGCGCTTGGAGCAAGCCCGCCGGTGCCTCCAAGAGCGCATTCAGCCTTATCTGCTCGGAGAGGGGGATGTCCACTTGAGCCGTGTCGTCGGCGAAGAGCTTCGCCGACGGGGCGAGACATTGGCTGTTGCAGAATCATGCACTGGCGGACTCTTAGGAGCCGCCATCACAGACATCCCTGGCAGTTCCGACTACTTCCTCGGCGGGCACATCGTCTACAGCAATGCAGCGAAGACCTCCTTCCTGCAAGTGCCACCGGAGCTACTGCAGAGTGTAGGGGCTGTTAGCCAAGAGGTAGCCGAGCTCTTAGCCGAGAACGTCCGCCGAGCCTTCGGGGCTACGTACGGCGTTGGTATCACCGGCATCGCAGGCCCTGGCGGCGGAACCCCTCAGAAACCGGTCGGCACCGTCTGGATTGGCCTGGCAACCCCAGAGCGCGTCTCTGCGCGCCGCTTCGTCTTCGGTACTGATCGAGCAGCCAACCGTCAGCGCTCCGTAGCTGCAGCTCTGACTTGGCTCTACTGCCATCTGAAGGGCCTTCCGGAGGAGTGA
- the tsaD gene encoding tRNA (adenosine(37)-N6)-threonylcarbamoyltransferase complex transferase subunit TsaD, with amino-acid sequence MERLLTVLAIETSCDETAAALVRGRAVLSNVLHSQSVHRPYGGVVPELASRAHLQLIVPVVRQALAEAGCSMDDVDAIAVTAQPGLIGSLLVGVNFAKGLALRYRLPVIPVNHLEGHIFSGLLEEPELGFPFLALVVSGGHTALFWVESFEQVRLLGSTRDDAAGEAFDKIASLLGLGYPGGPAIDRLAAKGNPTAFAFPRALLQDSTFDFSFSGLKTAVRGLLQRHFPHGPPEEVLPDICASVQAAIVEVLVHKTIRAARLYRAPTIVVAGGVSANSALRRHMQEAAARFGIRVVLPRISYCLDNAAMIGVVAHEKLRTIGATAFHRLTWTASPTPLRSAVGRGSPSRPSELPTVSALPH; translated from the coding sequence ATGGAACGGCTGCTAACTGTGCTGGCAATTGAAACGTCATGCGACGAGACCGCTGCAGCGCTCGTCCGTGGGCGAGCTGTGCTCAGCAACGTCCTCCACTCTCAAAGCGTCCACCGTCCATACGGAGGCGTGGTACCCGAGCTGGCCTCACGAGCCCATCTCCAGCTCATCGTTCCGGTTGTCCGCCAAGCATTGGCCGAGGCCGGCTGCAGCATGGATGACGTAGACGCAATCGCTGTAACGGCACAACCCGGACTCATCGGTTCACTCCTCGTTGGAGTGAACTTCGCCAAGGGACTCGCCTTGCGCTACCGGCTTCCGGTGATACCGGTTAACCACCTTGAGGGACACATCTTCTCCGGCCTGCTGGAGGAGCCAGAGCTGGGCTTTCCGTTCTTAGCATTAGTCGTCAGCGGTGGACACACGGCCCTCTTCTGGGTAGAGTCCTTCGAGCAGGTGCGCCTCTTGGGCTCAACACGGGACGATGCCGCTGGCGAAGCCTTTGACAAAATCGCTTCCCTCTTAGGGCTTGGGTACCCCGGAGGACCCGCAATCGACCGATTGGCTGCTAAAGGCAATCCCACCGCTTTCGCCTTTCCCCGCGCACTCCTTCAGGACTCTACATTCGACTTCAGCTTCAGCGGCCTCAAAACTGCCGTCCGTGGCCTACTCCAGAGGCACTTCCCACACGGGCCTCCAGAAGAGGTCCTACCGGACATCTGCGCCTCTGTCCAAGCAGCGATTGTAGAGGTACTGGTCCACAAGACTATTCGGGCGGCGCGGCTCTACCGTGCACCGACTATCGTAGTTGCCGGCGGAGTCTCGGCCAACTCAGCCCTTCGGCGCCACATGCAGGAAGCCGCGGCACGTTTCGGGATCCGTGTCGTGCTGCCACGGATCAGCTACTGCTTGGACAATGCTGCGATGATTGGAGTGGTCGCTCACGAGAAGCTACGAACGATTGGGGCTACGGCCTTTCACCGACTGACGTGGACAGCCTCTCCAACACCGCTACGATCTGCAGTGGGTAGAGGCTCTCCCTCACGCCCTTCTGAGCTGCCGACAGTATCGGCTCTGCCGCATTAG
- the lpxA gene encoding acyl-ACP--UDP-N-acetylglucosamine O-acyltransferase, producing MVKVHPTAIVSPRARIADGVSIGPYTVIEDDVEIGPGCEIGSHVVIANGSRIGRECRIFAGAVIGNPPQDLKYQGEETIVVIGDRTTIREFVTINRGTRATGKVVIGSNCLIMAYSHIAHDCVIGDHAILSNVTQLAGHVTIGEWAVLGGVVKVHQFCSIGKHAMVGADAKIVKDVPPYALIGREPPRVEGVNRVGLQRRGFPAETIRALEEFYRIVFFSGLNMSEGIARYLSEHPTVLPEVQECIDFIRSSQRGVYR from the coding sequence ATGGTGAAGGTCCACCCCACAGCCATTGTCTCTCCCCGGGCCCGCATCGCTGATGGAGTCTCTATCGGTCCCTACACCGTGATTGAAGACGACGTAGAGATCGGCCCCGGCTGCGAGATCGGCTCTCACGTCGTGATCGCCAATGGTAGCCGCATTGGGCGCGAATGCCGAATCTTTGCGGGGGCTGTCATCGGTAATCCTCCGCAGGACCTCAAGTACCAGGGGGAGGAGACCATTGTGGTCATCGGTGATCGGACGACCATTCGCGAGTTCGTCACGATCAATCGTGGGACCCGTGCTACGGGGAAAGTAGTCATCGGCAGCAATTGTCTTATCATGGCCTACTCCCACATCGCCCACGACTGTGTCATCGGAGACCACGCAATCCTCTCTAACGTCACCCAACTGGCCGGACATGTCACCATCGGGGAGTGGGCCGTGCTGGGTGGGGTGGTCAAGGTTCACCAGTTCTGCTCCATCGGCAAGCACGCGATGGTCGGGGCTGATGCGAAGATTGTCAAGGACGTCCCGCCGTATGCCCTCATCGGGCGGGAGCCTCCTAGGGTGGAGGGGGTTAACCGCGTGGGACTGCAGCGCCGTGGATTTCCAGCAGAGACGATCCGAGCGCTTGAGGAGTTCTACCGCATCGTCTTCTTCTCCGGGCTCAACATGAGCGAGGGGATTGCGCGTTACTTGAGCGAACATCCCACAGTCCTGCCAGAAGTGCAGGAGTGCATTGACTTCATCCGATCATCACAACGAGGTGTGTACCGCTGA